A window from Gottschalkiaceae bacterium SANA encodes these proteins:
- the alr_1 gene encoding alanine racemase produces MENIWRTWAEIDLDALQHNVKEIRKQIGKSTRLLAVIKADAYGHGAVGIVQELLNCGVTDFAVASVNEAVQLRQAGIQGNLLILGYTPDENLFQVVMAGVQQTVYSLSQAKRLQEIAVAKGRTIGIHLKVDTGMHRLGFADNEESADAIDIISQMSNLSIEGIFSHFAGADQEDLRGAKKQLNRFQQFLKRLDEKEIAIPLRHMANSGAIVTMKEAEYDMVRPGLLLFGHFPSEVCRLPGLNLRPVMTVKSRIAHLQIVETGEGVSYGPSYRAESPVRIATVPIGYADGFSRILSNKPLGLMIHGEIAPLVGNICMDYCMVDVSQIAEAAVGDEVIIYGKEHPVEQFAEAMGTINYEVLCLLHKRIPRVYIKSGETIEIQDSLLGE; encoded by the coding sequence ATGGAAAATATATGGAGAACTTGGGCAGAAATTGATTTGGATGCCCTTCAACATAACGTGAAAGAAATTCGAAAACAGATAGGAAAATCGACACGGCTGCTTGCCGTGATTAAGGCGGATGCTTACGGCCATGGTGCCGTTGGAATTGTGCAAGAATTGCTCAATTGCGGTGTTACAGATTTCGCTGTCGCCAGTGTAAATGAAGCGGTTCAGTTGCGTCAGGCAGGCATTCAAGGAAATCTTTTGATCCTTGGCTATACCCCAGATGAAAACTTGTTTCAGGTTGTGATGGCTGGGGTGCAGCAAACGGTATATTCTCTCAGTCAGGCAAAACGATTGCAAGAGATTGCTGTGGCAAAGGGACGGACCATCGGTATTCATCTGAAGGTGGATACAGGCATGCATCGTTTGGGATTCGCGGACAACGAGGAATCAGCTGATGCAATCGATATCATCTCGCAGATGTCGAACCTCTCAATTGAAGGGATCTTCAGTCATTTTGCAGGTGCGGATCAAGAAGATTTAAGAGGAGCAAAAAAACAATTAAATCGATTCCAGCAGTTTTTAAAGCGATTGGATGAAAAAGAAATAGCTATTCCTTTGCGTCATATGGCCAATAGCGGCGCCATTGTTACCATGAAGGAAGCGGAGTACGATATGGTACGGCCAGGGCTCTTGCTCTTTGGACATTTTCCTTCTGAAGTCTGCCGCTTGCCGGGCTTGAATTTGAGACCCGTTATGACGGTAAAGTCTCGGATTGCACATCTACAAATTGTAGAAACAGGGGAAGGTGTGAGTTACGGTCCTTCCTATCGAGCAGAATCGCCGGTTCGCATTGCAACAGTTCCCATTGGTTATGCGGATGGTTTTTCAAGGATTTTAAGCAACAAGCCCTTGGGGCTCATGATCCACGGTGAGATTGCACCCCTGGTAGGGAATATCTGCATGGACTATTGTATGGTTGACGTTAGCCAGATTGCTGAGGCAGCTGTTGGCGACGAGGTGATTATCTATGGAAAAGAGCACCCCGTAGAGCAATTTGCGGAGGCCATGGGTACGATTAATTATGAAGTATTGTGCCTTTTGCACAAGCGAATCCCCCGGGTTTATATCAAATCGGGAGAGACAATAGAAATCCAGGATTCATTATTGGGTGAATAG
- the ndoA gene encoding type II toxin-antitoxin system endoribonuclease NdoA → MKTQILRGDIYFADLSPVVGSEQGGSRPVLILQNDVGNKFSTTTIVAAITSRIEKAKLPTHIAIPGKPFGLHKDSVILLEQIRTIDKRRLIRKIGVLGSPEMARVDEAVKISLDLV, encoded by the coding sequence ATGAAGACACAGATTCTTAGAGGTGACATTTATTTCGCAGACCTTAGCCCCGTTGTTGGATCGGAACAAGGAGGCTCACGACCTGTCTTGATATTGCAAAATGATGTCGGGAATAAATTTTCCACCACAACCATAGTCGCGGCGATTACGTCGCGAATCGAAAAAGCCAAACTGCCGACACATATTGCAATACCAGGCAAGCCATTTGGCTTACATAAGGATTCGGTTATTTTATTGGAACAAATCCGCACCATCGATAAGCGCCGATTGATACGAAAAATTGGGGTTTTAGGCTCGCCAGAAATGGCACGGGTGGATGAAGCAGTGAAAATTAGTTTGGATTTAGTCTAG
- a CDS encoding DUF5693 family protein, whose product MDIKKNRGIALLLIGLMISAVALAVAGMGRIKLEAEHKTISLALDYEEMEKMADQSEDDLITILTAFREMDASYVGIEEESLRDYLGANPALQGQIAQGFFGNDGPVGEIPIELILAYEAGQVHPYDYVITITDPMFAGDFSERVLARFHESDLQSFWSDQTEYLVISGSRELGIFEQSDLLIDGQGRKYFGQTPIIGSRIEDIGFGFDPKAMEKIELAGLQAMPKVRNNPLNPEMAVAALQSEFDRYGLGNSPLLLTQETPGYPTDVVGFSNVMEERNFTLALIESGTQREHIVQKGMFTLLDEAENKAVRLFSVWPYIQERYQYYNYQGGQEIGNALYRAATERNIRILYFKPFKWAKENYVTDLEEYRPIFADLTNRLGWHNLAWGNEPSTFPNRQLSMGILFLLGMGPVLVAILILRKLFYLSEKKLMLLALGLLMIMAAGLAVKRDLMQSLLAFGASFTYSSLAGIWMMDRLERAGNSLDSRISLCLWEGAKALIQSVAIAMMGGLYVGTILSDTTYFLELSIFRGVKASLVLPLFVVALYGLRVWGYRRETKERGLISDLERLSKEPLRIGHLLVAGAFLAMAYVYLARSGHETSLQPLNIEMLMRNGLENLIPARPRTKEILMAFPAVILSFSLVKNGLKWLGISLGMLATIGLISVTNTFSHLRTPMILSIERTGYSLSFGLVIGCIGTWIILTAIQMIRHRRRA is encoded by the coding sequence ATGGACATTAAGAAGAATCGAGGCATAGCACTGCTTCTCATAGGATTGATGATTAGCGCCGTTGCCTTGGCCGTGGCGGGTATGGGACGCATAAAGTTGGAAGCAGAACATAAAACCATCAGCTTGGCTTTGGATTATGAAGAAATGGAGAAGATGGCCGATCAATCTGAGGATGATTTGATCACGATTCTGACTGCATTTCGAGAGATGGATGCGAGTTACGTCGGAATCGAAGAAGAAAGCTTGCGAGACTATTTAGGCGCCAACCCTGCCTTGCAGGGCCAGATTGCCCAAGGCTTTTTTGGAAACGATGGACCAGTCGGTGAGATACCGATAGAATTAATTCTTGCCTATGAAGCAGGTCAGGTTCATCCTTATGATTATGTGATAACCATTACGGATCCAATGTTTGCGGGTGATTTTTCTGAACGTGTTTTGGCACGGTTTCACGAATCTGACCTGCAGTCTTTTTGGTCGGATCAAACTGAGTATTTAGTCATTTCTGGATCCCGAGAACTGGGAATTTTTGAACAGAGTGACTTGCTGATTGATGGCCAAGGGCGTAAATACTTTGGACAAACACCGATTATTGGATCACGAATCGAAGATATTGGATTTGGTTTTGATCCCAAGGCGATGGAGAAGATTGAGCTGGCTGGCTTGCAGGCCATGCCTAAAGTACGTAACAATCCCTTGAACCCAGAGATGGCTGTTGCGGCTTTGCAAAGTGAGTTTGACCGATATGGACTTGGAAATTCACCCCTGCTCTTGACCCAGGAAACGCCGGGTTATCCCACAGATGTGGTTGGATTTTCCAACGTGATGGAGGAGAGGAATTTTACCCTCGCCTTAATTGAATCTGGAACGCAACGGGAGCATATTGTTCAAAAGGGGATGTTTACACTTTTGGATGAAGCCGAAAACAAAGCGGTTCGCCTTTTCTCCGTTTGGCCATATATTCAAGAGCGCTATCAGTATTACAATTACCAAGGCGGCCAGGAAATCGGCAATGCTCTTTACCGCGCGGCAACCGAACGAAATATTCGAATCCTCTACTTTAAACCATTCAAGTGGGCAAAGGAAAATTATGTAACAGATTTAGAGGAGTATCGCCCCATATTTGCGGATTTAACAAATCGATTGGGATGGCATAATCTGGCATGGGGTAATGAACCTAGCACCTTCCCAAATCGTCAATTATCCATGGGCATCCTGTTTCTTTTGGGGATGGGTCCAGTCTTAGTGGCCATCTTGATTTTACGCAAGCTTTTTTACTTATCTGAAAAGAAACTGATGCTGCTTGCTTTGGGACTTCTGATGATTATGGCGGCTGGCTTGGCGGTTAAAAGGGATTTAATGCAAAGTTTGCTAGCCTTTGGTGCCTCCTTTACCTATTCAAGCTTGGCGGGGATCTGGATGATGGATCGCTTAGAACGAGCTGGGAACAGCTTGGATTCGAGGATAAGCCTTTGTTTGTGGGAAGGTGCTAAGGCCTTGATTCAATCCGTGGCCATAGCCATGATGGGCGGTCTCTATGTGGGAACTATTTTAAGCGATACGACCTATTTCTTGGAATTGTCAATCTTCCGTGGGGTAAAGGCAAGCTTAGTCTTGCCACTCTTTGTAGTGGCTCTCTATGGCCTTAGGGTATGGGGATATCGACGGGAAACGAAAGAGCGAGGTTTGATTTCGGATCTGGAACGATTGAGCAAAGAACCACTTCGCATTGGTCACTTGCTTGTTGCTGGTGCTTTTCTTGCCATGGCTTACGTGTATTTGGCACGATCGGGTCACGAGACCAGTTTGCAGCCTTTGAATATTGAGATGCTCATGCGCAATGGCTTGGAGAACTTGATTCCAGCTCGACCCAGAACAAAAGAAATATTGATGGCTTTTCCAGCTGTGATCCTTTCTTTTTCCTTGGTTAAAAACGGGCTAAAATGGCTGGGAATTTCTTTAGGTATGCTTGCGACCATCGGATTGATATCTGTCACAAATACCTTTAGCCATTTGCGAACACCCATGATTTTATCCATAGAAAGAACGGGGTATTCCTTGAGTTTTGGTCTTGTGATTGGTTGCATTGGCACCTGGATTATACTGACTGCTATCCAAATGATTCGACATAGGAGACGCGCATGA
- the csaB gene encoding polysaccharide pyruvyl transferase CsaB — MKKIFICGYYGFDNLGDEAILRSLIEGIRRQAPEAELTVLSATRHQTEEEYGVKAISRNDYRALVHAMKTQDVIVFGGGSLLQDVTSSRSILYYLGLMFLAKMHGKPLMMVAQGIGPIRKSVFRKMTHWIFRTAKHISVRDHISLEELAKMGIDRNRIVLTTDPVWGFDAIPVIKNLGNNHVRIEQPLTKGGERSIVLSLRPWGNSEEMEKKWIELVNRLQGDLQVRVELLSFHQAQDAPLAKKIAGQTGCEWMAHTPSVETVLERIGAADLLIGVRLHSLIFSAIMATPMIGLSYDPKVDAFMESMKGGPVYAVESFSVDEVVELARQRMDDQAFHLKLKKQSEKLCAQAKADQKMIIQELLHE, encoded by the coding sequence ATGAAGAAGATATTCATCTGTGGATATTATGGATTTGATAATCTAGGAGATGAGGCGATTCTACGGTCTTTGATCGAAGGAATTCGCCGGCAGGCACCGGAGGCAGAACTGACGGTTTTGTCCGCAACACGCCATCAAACAGAAGAGGAATATGGGGTGAAAGCAATTAGTCGGAATGATTATCGCGCTTTGGTTCACGCCATGAAAACCCAAGATGTGATTGTTTTTGGAGGTGGTAGTCTTCTGCAGGATGTTACCAGCAGCCGATCTATTCTTTACTATTTAGGATTGATGTTTTTGGCGAAAATGCATGGTAAGCCATTGATGATGGTTGCCCAAGGCATCGGACCGATCCGAAAGTCCGTCTTTCGTAAAATGACGCATTGGATCTTTCGAACGGCGAAACATATTAGTGTGCGGGACCATATCTCTTTGGAGGAGCTAGCAAAGATGGGTATTGATCGCAATCGGATTGTTTTAACTACGGATCCAGTGTGGGGATTTGATGCCATTCCAGTGATTAAAAACTTAGGGAACAATCATGTAAGAATAGAGCAACCATTGACCAAGGGGGGAGAGAGGAGTATTGTACTTTCTTTGCGGCCTTGGGGGAATTCTGAGGAGATGGAAAAGAAATGGATCGAGCTTGTGAATCGCTTGCAAGGCGACCTACAAGTTCGTGTTGAACTATTGTCCTTTCATCAAGCGCAAGACGCTCCACTGGCTAAAAAGATCGCAGGACAGACTGGATGTGAATGGATGGCACATACCCCTAGCGTGGAGACTGTTTTAGAGCGGATTGGGGCAGCGGATTTATTGATTGGTGTTCGACTGCATTCCCTGATCTTTTCAGCAATTATGGCAACGCCTATGATTGGATTGTCTTATGATCCCAAGGTAGATGCTTTTATGGAATCTATGAAGGGTGGACCGGTCTATGCCGTGGAAAGTTTTTCGGTAGACGAGGTGGTTGAATTGGCTCGTCAGCGGATGGACGATCAAGCTTTTCATCTGAAGCTTAAAAAACAAAGTGAAAAACTATGTGCCCAGGCAAAAGCCGATCAAAAAATGATTATACAGGAGTTATTGCATGAATAA
- a CDS encoding WecB/TagA/CpsF family glycosyltransferase — protein sequence MNKSYQAVRILGTRVQNTSEKETLDVLESALVEKRQMAIFTPNTEMIMAAWKDQAFRDILNRAEWVIPDGIGLIHAARIQKKPIENRVTGFDTSVSLLEMAARLDKSVFFLGGAVGVAEQAAEEMQKSLPTLRIAGTHHGYFPGLHIGKGGSPEENQVIEMINASGAEILFVGFGMKKQERWIDTYRNRLNPTILIGNGGTLDGLAGLVQRAPEIYQRLGLEWLYRLAKQPSRIGRQLVLPHFLWLALVKPGMVEIEKS from the coding sequence ATGAATAAATCGTATCAAGCCGTTCGTATTTTAGGAACGCGCGTGCAGAATACAAGTGAAAAAGAAACGCTGGATGTATTGGAGTCGGCTTTAGTTGAAAAACGACAAATGGCGATCTTTACACCCAATACCGAGATGATTATGGCAGCTTGGAAGGATCAAGCATTTCGCGACATCTTGAACCGAGCAGAGTGGGTAATTCCAGATGGAATTGGTTTGATCCATGCTGCGCGCATTCAGAAAAAACCCATTGAAAATCGAGTAACAGGATTTGATACTTCTGTTTCTTTATTGGAGATGGCAGCTCGCCTAGACAAGAGTGTTTTCTTCTTGGGTGGTGCTGTTGGCGTTGCGGAACAAGCTGCGGAAGAGATGCAAAAAAGCTTGCCAACTTTGAGAATCGCGGGTACCCACCATGGCTATTTCCCCGGTCTTCATATTGGAAAGGGTGGTAGTCCAGAAGAAAATCAGGTAATTGAGATGATTAATGCTTCCGGTGCAGAAATTCTCTTTGTGGGATTTGGCATGAAGAAGCAGGAACGATGGATTGACACCTACCGAAATCGTTTAAATCCAACGATTTTGATTGGAAATGGAGGAACCCTAGATGGATTGGCCGGGCTGGTTCAGCGGGCGCCAGAGATTTATCAACGTCTGGGTTTGGAATGGTTGTATCGTCTTGCCAAACAGCCGAGCCGCATTGGCCGGCAATTGGTTTTGCCTCATTTCCTTTGGTTGGCACTAGTTAAGCCAGGCATGGTAGAAATCGAAAAAAGCTAA
- a CDS encoding ATP-binding protein: MIQVSSKELKRRCNPDLFQDVENCGELCKEILGQSRAIKAIKTGLSIDRKGYNIFVSGALGTGRNSNTYALTSEVAINRTIESDWCYGYNFLQPDHPRAIELPLGQSMVLKSNMEWLIQRLIAEFPKHFTSKIYDDRRKSIIKIYARMRKEGLDILNRIAHEYQFEYQISEKGLLYYPVIDGHIMTNEEAEVLSPEQMETLQDQYLEMNNHTIEEIQKLRKIDEDQMEKLLELREKEAKKVIDLYLDKIRNRFSDNKKLMTYFAEMTEDMVKNLEEFVKASQQGKELNISESFFLRYLVNPLIYHEPNDHAAPLIQESNPTYENLFGTITYRLQNNLIYTDHMQIRKGSIHEANGGYLIIQAYDLLKNPHSWEGLKRVLKNEMISIEPINLNTMVTRVLKPQPIPLQVKIILIGDPRLYYLLLENDPDFAKLFKIRADFEGDMMRTDENMVKMGKFVRFQYEENSLLPFDHTAMAEIVEFSSRSVENQDRLSTEFNLMTDLMIQAEALAVQESKTEVTAKEIKSAITQRNQRNNKYEERLLKAFETGDLILDTHGEVVGQINGLTVMDSGEYRFGMPSRITVSTYAGEEGVVNIEREIERSGAIHDKGVLIIAGFLGSKFANHNPLTLSSSITFEQSYSYIDGDSASSTELYGLISSLSDMPVKQSIAVTGSVNQKGEIQPIGGVNEKIEGFFKVCKIKGFKGGEGVMIPIQNVKNLMLSDEIIEAVEAGIFSVYAVRTIEEGISIMMDGQAGVADENGEYPKESIFGKVQDRIDYFAQLMKNQDD; the protein is encoded by the coding sequence ATGATTCAAGTGAGTAGCAAGGAATTGAAAAGACGATGTAATCCGGATCTTTTTCAAGATGTGGAAAATTGCGGTGAACTTTGTAAAGAGATTTTGGGACAGTCTCGTGCTATAAAAGCGATTAAGACCGGGCTTTCTATCGACCGAAAGGGATACAATATTTTTGTATCGGGGGCATTGGGAACGGGACGAAATTCCAACACCTATGCGTTGACTTCGGAAGTTGCCATAAACCGCACCATTGAATCGGATTGGTGTTATGGGTACAACTTCTTACAACCGGATCATCCTCGGGCGATTGAATTGCCATTGGGCCAATCTATGGTGCTGAAGAGCAATATGGAATGGTTGATTCAGCGGTTGATTGCGGAGTTTCCCAAGCATTTTACTTCGAAAATCTATGATGACCGTCGAAAGAGTATTATTAAAATTTATGCGCGAATGCGAAAGGAAGGCTTGGACATCCTAAATCGGATTGCTCATGAGTATCAATTCGAGTATCAGATTTCAGAAAAAGGTTTGTTGTATTATCCCGTGATAGATGGTCATATTATGACCAATGAAGAAGCGGAAGTATTGTCTCCAGAACAGATGGAGACTCTGCAAGATCAATATCTAGAGATGAACAATCATACCATCGAAGAGATTCAAAAGCTGAGAAAGATTGATGAGGATCAGATGGAAAAGCTCTTGGAACTTCGAGAGAAGGAAGCCAAGAAGGTGATTGATTTGTATCTTGATAAGATTCGAAATCGTTTCTCGGATAATAAGAAATTGATGACGTATTTTGCCGAGATGACCGAAGATATGGTTAAGAATCTGGAAGAATTCGTCAAAGCTTCTCAGCAGGGAAAGGAACTAAATATCAGCGAGTCATTCTTCCTGCGTTATCTGGTCAATCCATTGATTTATCATGAACCGAACGATCACGCTGCGCCATTGATCCAGGAGTCGAATCCAACTTATGAAAATCTTTTTGGCACCATCACCTACCGATTGCAAAATAATTTAATCTATACGGACCATATGCAGATTCGCAAGGGATCCATTCATGAGGCCAATGGTGGATATTTGATTATTCAAGCCTATGATCTGTTGAAGAATCCCCATTCTTGGGAGGGATTGAAGCGGGTATTGAAAAACGAAATGATCTCCATTGAACCCATCAATCTCAATACCATGGTGACGCGGGTGTTGAAACCTCAACCGATTCCTTTACAAGTAAAGATCATCTTGATCGGTGACCCAAGGTTGTATTATCTACTATTGGAAAACGATCCGGATTTTGCAAAGCTCTTTAAGATTCGAGCAGACTTTGAAGGGGATATGATGCGGACTGATGAGAATATGGTGAAGATGGGCAAGTTTGTTCGCTTCCAATATGAAGAAAATAGTCTTTTGCCATTCGATCACACTGCCATGGCAGAGATTGTCGAGTTCAGCTCTCGCTCTGTTGAGAACCAGGATCGTCTGTCGACGGAATTCAATTTGATGACCGACCTGATGATTCAAGCCGAAGCCTTAGCGGTTCAGGAATCGAAGACAGAGGTGACAGCAAAAGAAATTAAGTCTGCCATTACCCAGCGAAATCAGAGAAATAACAAGTACGAGGAGCGATTGCTCAAGGCTTTTGAGACCGGAGATTTAATTTTGGATACCCATGGGGAAGTCGTGGGACAGATTAACGGCTTGACAGTGATGGACTCAGGGGAGTATCGCTTTGGCATGCCGTCTCGTATCACGGTTTCCACCTATGCGGGAGAAGAGGGTGTTGTTAACATCGAGCGGGAGATTGAACGCTCTGGCGCGATTCACGATAAGGGTGTTTTGATTATTGCAGGATTTTTAGGTTCAAAATTTGCCAACCACAATCCGTTGACTTTGTCCTCCAGCATAACCTTTGAACAGAGTTATTCCTATATTGATGGGGACAGTGCGTCGAGCACTGAGCTTTATGGATTGATTTCCAGTCTATCGGATATGCCTGTCAAACAGAGCATTGCCGTAACGGGTTCTGTCAATCAAAAGGGAGAAATTCAACCCATAGGCGGCGTCAATGAAAAAATTGAAGGCTTCTTTAAGGTCTGTAAAATCAAGGGGTTCAAGGGTGGCGAAGGAGTGATGATTCCGATTCAAAATGTTAAAAATCTGATGCTTTCTGATGAGATCATCGAGGCTGTGGAGGCGGGAATTTTTTCTGTATATGCCGTCCGAACGATCGAAGAAGGGATTTCTATTATGATGGATGGCCAAGCTGGAGTTGCCGATGAGAATGGCGAATATCCAAAGGAAAGTATTTTTGGCAAGGTTCAGGACCGTATTGACTATTTCGCTCAACTGATGAAAAATCAGGATGACTAG
- the ugpC_1 gene encoding sn-glycerol-3-phosphate ABC transporter ATP-binding protein UgpC yields the protein MANLSLKHIQKVYPGGVHAVKDFNLEIKDKEFIVFVGPSGCGKTTTLRMIAGLEEISGGEMYIGDKFVNDVAPKDRDIAMVFQNYALYPHMTVYENMAFGLKLRKLPKSEIDDKVRQAGAILGLEDLLDRKPKALSGGQRQRVALGRAIVRNPKVFLMDEPLSNLDAKLRVQTRTEISKLHQRLQTTFVYVTHDQTEAMTMGDRIVIMKDGIVQQVGTPHDVFHEPDNMFVAGFIGSPQMNLFDVTVSGDVEDCQLIFADGTAIAYPKGKALLLKERGYFGKTLQMGIRPDDLYNERVFMESSPETAFEAEVEVTEMMGNETHLYLTFNNTRCIATIDSRNQVKVGDKIKLAMDRNRIHLFDSETEETIR from the coding sequence ATGGCGAATTTATCATTGAAACATATTCAAAAGGTGTATCCAGGTGGCGTTCATGCTGTAAAAGACTTTAACTTAGAGATTAAGGACAAGGAATTTATTGTTTTTGTAGGCCCGTCAGGTTGTGGAAAGACAACGACTTTGCGAATGATTGCTGGCTTGGAAGAAATTTCAGGTGGAGAAATGTATATTGGTGATAAATTTGTAAATGATGTGGCTCCTAAAGACCGCGATATTGCCATGGTATTTCAAAACTATGCTTTGTATCCACATATGACAGTATATGAAAATATGGCTTTTGGCTTGAAATTGAGAAAATTGCCCAAGTCGGAAATTGACGATAAAGTAAGACAAGCGGGAGCGATCCTTGGTTTAGAGGATCTTTTGGATCGTAAACCGAAAGCCCTTTCTGGAGGCCAGAGACAGCGTGTTGCCTTGGGTCGTGCGATTGTAAGGAATCCGAAGGTGTTTTTGATGGATGAGCCCCTTTCCAATCTGGATGCAAAATTGCGTGTGCAAACTCGTACCGAGATTTCGAAATTGCATCAGAGATTACAAACTACTTTTGTCTATGTTACCCATGACCAGACGGAAGCAATGACCATGGGCGATCGTATCGTTATTATGAAAGACGGTATTGTTCAGCAAGTGGGTACGCCTCACGATGTATTCCATGAACCAGACAATATGTTTGTGGCCGGATTTATTGGTAGTCCGCAGATGAATCTTTTTGATGTAACGGTAAGCGGTGATGTGGAAGATTGTCAATTGATCTTTGCAGATGGAACGGCCATTGCCTATCCAAAAGGAAAAGCATTGCTCTTGAAAGAACGAGGATACTTTGGCAAGACCTTGCAAATGGGGATTCGTCCAGATGATCTATACAATGAGCGCGTCTTTATGGAAAGCTCACCGGAAACTGCTTTTGAAGCAGAGGTTGAGGTTACAGAGATGATGGGTAATGAAACGCATCTTTATCTAACATTCAACAATACGCGATGTATCGCAACCATTGATTCTCGCAACCAAGTCAAGGTTGGCGATAAGATAAAATTAGCCATGGACCGCAATCGAATTCACCTATTTGATAGTGAAACGGAAGAAACAATCCGTTAA
- the ftsE gene encoding cell division ATP-binding protein FtsE, whose protein sequence is MTEMIRFDNVSKIYKNEVGALKNLSLEVGRGEFVFLVGESGAGKSTMINLLLKESNPTSGRIYFDGCEITQLSNRRTPYHKRHIGIVYQDFKLLNHKTVYENVAFGMEVVGASRKEIQRQVPAILSLVNLSRKSTRYPHELSGGEQQRVSIARALVNNPKLLIADEPTGNLDPTTSIELMEYFIHICNKGTTIIMSTHDHTIVDRYRFRVVRLSEGELVSDIRRRGEGHEAI, encoded by the coding sequence GTGACAGAGATGATACGATTTGATAATGTGTCAAAGATCTATAAAAATGAAGTGGGCGCATTGAAAAACTTGAGTTTAGAAGTGGGTCGCGGCGAATTCGTCTTTTTGGTAGGAGAGAGTGGTGCTGGAAAATCGACGATGATTAATCTTTTATTGAAAGAGTCGAATCCAACTAGTGGACGCATCTACTTTGACGGGTGCGAAATCACGCAGTTGAGCAATCGAAGAACCCCCTATCACAAACGTCATATTGGCATTGTCTACCAAGATTTCAAGTTGTTGAACCACAAGACTGTCTATGAAAATGTGGCCTTTGGCATGGAGGTTGTGGGAGCCAGTCGCAAGGAAATTCAACGGCAGGTGCCGGCGATTCTATCCTTGGTGAACCTGAGTCGAAAGTCTACCCGCTATCCCCATGAATTATCCGGGGGTGAACAGCAACGCGTTTCCATCGCTCGCGCCTTGGTCAATAATCCAAAATTGTTGATTGCCGATGAGCCAACGGGAAACCTTGATCCAACAACGTCCATTGAATTGATGGAGTACTTTATTCATATCTGCAACAAGGGAACGACCATTATTATGTCAACCCATGACCATACCATCGTGGATCGTTATCGATTCCGTGTGGTTAGGTTGTCCGAAGGCGAATTGGTAAGCGATATTCGCAGAAGGGGGGAAGGCCATGAGGCGATCTAG
- the ftsX gene encoding permease-like cell division protein FtsX, translating to MRRSSGFRQIKEGFVSAWRHKAMSVASVGSVSVALLILGVALLIVLNVNAVVEKTRENFDQIQIYLSDDLGYTDVVAMGETIEAYPEVLSLQFISKDDALAEMKANWGDQAELLENLDTNPLPNSYIIQLNSIYYAKSALVRLSGLGGIEKIRNYNQDMINRLIEMTDGLRTFSVGLILALILVSVFIISNTIKLAVEGRKDEIFIMKSVGATNGFIRGPFVVEGIILGIVGAGIAFGVLLLGYMNIAELMEQAGISFIVSYLIPLEGILQDIIVLFGTLGIGIGALGSLSAVKKQLGRKKA from the coding sequence ATGAGGCGATCTAGTGGTTTTCGTCAAATTAAGGAAGGTTTTGTCAGTGCTTGGCGCCATAAAGCCATGAGTGTTGCGTCGGTTGGTTCGGTTTCTGTTGCTTTATTGATTTTGGGTGTCGCCCTGTTAATTGTGTTGAATGTCAATGCAGTGGTAGAAAAAACGCGGGAAAATTTTGATCAAATTCAAATTTATTTAAGCGATGATTTGGGATATACGGATGTGGTCGCCATGGGAGAAACCATTGAGGCGTATCCAGAAGTGTTGTCCTTGCAGTTTATCAGTAAGGATGATGCTTTGGCAGAGATGAAAGCCAATTGGGGGGACCAGGCAGAGCTCTTGGAAAACCTGGATACCAATCCCTTGCCCAATTCCTATATAATTCAATTGAACAGTATTTATTATGCCAAGAGCGCCTTGGTGCGTCTGTCCGGTTTGGGTGGAATCGAAAAAATTCGAAACTACAATCAGGACATGATCAATCGATTGATTGAAATGACAGATGGACTGCGCACCTTTAGTGTAGGGCTGATTTTGGCTCTGATTTTAGTTTCTGTCTTTATTATTTCCAACACCATTAAATTGGCTGTTGAAGGACGGAAGGATGAGATCTTTATTATGAAATCGGTTGGGGCAACCAATGGTTTTATCCGGGGTCCCTTCGTTGTGGAAGGAATCATCCTGGGTATTGTGGGTGCGGGAATTGCCTTTGGCGTTTTGCTTCTGGGATATATGAATATAGCAGAACTAATGGAACAAGCAGGAATTTCTTTTATCGTGTCCTATTTGATTCCTTTGGAAGGAATCTTACAGGATATCATTGTTTTATTTGGTACCTTGGGCATTGGAATTGGTGCCTTAGGAAGCTTGTCTGCTGTGAAAAAACAACTGGGTCGCAAGAAAGCGTAG